The DNA sequence CTTCCTGGGCCGACGCCGTAGAACTCTTAGCCAGTCATTATCGCCGCCACGGCGCAGGGTTGCTGGCCCAGTACCGCGCCTTTACCTGGCACCAAGGTCAGCTCTGCGGCATTGCCAACCCCGACTCTATTCGCCTAGGAAACCTCACCGCCTACGACCACCCGCGACAGCAGCTAGTGCAGAACACCCTGGCGCTGCTGAAGGGCTACCCAGCACTCAACGTGCTGCTCTACGGCAGTCGCGGCGTGGGCAAGTCATCCTTGGTTAAAGCCCTGGTGAATGAGTACGCTGACCAAGGGCTGCGACTAGTGGAGGTGGCCAAGGCCGATTTGCAAGCCCTGCCGCAAATTGTGGGCGAGGTGCGATCGCGTCCCCAAAAATTCATCATTTTCGTCGATGACCTCTCCTTTGAGGACGACGACGACACGTTTAAGGCGCTCAAGGTAGTGCTGGAGGGCAGTACCACCGCCCGCCCTGCCAATGTGGTGGTCTATGCCACCTCCAACCGTCGCCACCTGGTGCGCGAATTCTTTAGCGATCGCCCCCGCCCCAAGGACCAAGACGAAGTGCAGTCGTGGGATACGATGCAAGAAAAGCTCTCCTTTAGCGATCGCTTTGGCCTCACCCTCACTTTTGAACCCGCCGACCAGCCCACCTATCTAGCCATCGTCTATCACCTGGCCCAGCAGGCCAACATTTCTCTCACCCAGGAAGACCTCACCGCCCGCGCCCTCCAGTGGGCCACCCGCCACAACGGGCGATCGGGCCGTACAGCACGGCAGTTTATCGACTGGCTCACCGCAGATCTGAGTTTGACTGAGCGGTCGTCCTAAAACTCCATTCGACTTGCTTTATTAGAGTGGTGAATAGGTTAGGTTCTGCCAACGCTTCGCCCATCTACCCATCTACCCCCTCCTCAACTCGGGGCAGGCACTCCATAGAGTTCTTCAATCAGCGCTAGATCCCAGTAAGAGGCTTCAATCTTGTGGCCGTCGGGATCGCGCACAAAGCAGCCGTAGTAGGGCTCGCCGTAGTCAGGGCGGGGGCCAGGGGGGCCATCGTCTTGGGCTCCAGCGGCGATCGCCGCTTCGTAGAAAGCATGCACCACTTCTTTTGTGGGGGCAACGAACCCGATGTGGGTGCCGTTGCCCACGGTGGCGGTCTGGTTGTCGTGGGGTACCCCAACCCAAAACTCAGGATAGATCTTGCCGTAAGCGATCGCCCCAGGGTGCTCCATAATTCGCTTGCAGCCCAGGGTAGGCAAGACGCGATCGTAAAAGGCCACGGCCTTTTCAAAATCGTTGGTGCCTAGAGAAATGTGGGACAGAATGCTTGGGTTATCGGTTGCCATAGGAAAACCTCAGAGTTCTGCGGGAGCAAGTCACCATAATAGTTCAGATATACTAATCTCTTTGCAGAGTTAATTAACGTTGAAGGTTTAGTCGGGGCAGCGATCGCAAATCGCGTCGTACCCCTGCCCCTCAAACTGAATAATGCAAAAGCCATTGCCAAAGGGATCGGCCATGAGCGCAATTTTTCCCCAGGCATTTTGCTGAATGGGCGACTCCTGCACTGCTCCTGCTTCAACGGCTCGGTTTGTTATCGCCTCGATGTTCTCTACAACAAAATCTAAATGCACGGGGGTCCAGTGGCGATCAAATTGGCGCCGTTCAGTGGTCTGCGGCGACGTCTGAGAACCCGCTTCTTTTTGCAGCAGAAAAATGCTCGATGGTCCGCCCACTAGCTCAACGATAGTGTTCCCCAAGCGGCGACTGGGCTTTAGACCAAAGGTATAGCCATAAAATTTTTCTGCAGCGGCCAGATCGTTAACATCTATATTGATCAAAACATCCATAGCTGAATAACTCACGCATCAACAAGTGCATTGCGTAGCCAATGAATCCTGGGATCGGACAACCCCAAAAATTAGCCGGAGCCTTTCCTCAAAACAGCTAACGACCGATGCAGGTTGCGCTGAGCCTGGTGTTCTAACCGTTCCCGAAAAAAATCAGTGGTGAAGATCGAAGGTCGATTCAGCAAACTCTGGAGAATCTCAGTCCGCTTTTGACAAAATAAATGCTCAGGCACCCAGGCGTACTCCTGCCGAATTTGAACCTCGTACTGCGCAAAGCGATCCACCTTCGCCCCCAAAATAGCCAGGTCAATATCCACAACGAAGCCCGTGTCTACTGTGCTTGGTACAGCATCGTGTTTTGTGGCCAGAACCAAGTCATGAATGGATCGTTGGAGCAAATCTCCACCGCCTACGCTATCGATCGCCTGCGTTGCAAGATCAGCACTTCGCGCTTCGTTGTCGGCCCTACGCGTATCGTAGACGGCGTCGTGGAACCAGAGAGCAAGCTCTACCGCTGCTGGATCTTGGACCAAATTGCCAGCCCGATCGCACCAGTCCAGGCATTCGCTTAAGTGTTGCAGGGTATGGTAAGATCGCTGGGGTTCGGTGTAGCGATCGCACAAATCACACAGCACCTGCGGTGCGGGTGTAGGCAAATATAGCTTGCGCCAGAGGGCAGACCAACGAGTCAGTAGATTCACAGTTCTCAGCAGACCTAAGCTCAGCTTAGCTCAGCCGCCTATCCTATCCCTCAAAACGTAAAAGGGGGCGATCGCGCTAGCTGCGATCGCCCCCGGCGCTTTAGCCAGGATCAAGCCTCAAAGGCTCAGCTTTAGCGCTTTTCAGTACCCTGGTTGGGCGCACCCTCTGGACCAGTCGCGCTGGTGCCGCTTTCGGGCTTGGCATTTTCCCCTGCATCGGTGGCTTCGTACATGCCGGTATGACGCTGGCTTTCATCAATGGGGGTGTTATACCCATCGCTGGACTCAGGAGCTTGAGTCTTTTGATCGTTTTCAGTATTAGCCATAGTGGCGTTCTCCCAATGAAGTTATGTATGCATAATAGTCAGCCCAGGCCCTAAATCTGATCTCCCCAAAGATAGGGGTAAGGTAACTCCACAGAGAGAGATCAACCGGGGATCAGCCGCTTTTAGACGCTTTGAACTCATTGAAAAGCGTTGTGTGCAAAGCATTTGAGCCCTAAGCAAACCTTGATTCGAATAATAAAAAAGCGTGACGATCCACGACCCCAGCGCCACTTTAAAAGCAACCAAATATTCAAACTAGAGGTATGGCAATACCTTTAGCGAAGTAAAAAAACTTCTAGCTTCTAGATCCGTTGCTCAAAGTGCAGTTCCAGCCATGCAGCGCTTAGGTACGTTACTACGAAGGCATCACCGTCCGGGTCGGCACAAATTCTCCCCTGTCGATCGCACCCAGCAGCGCCAGGGATAATTTGAGTGCTTCAGTGCGAGTGTCAACTCGGTGAGCGGCGGGCACGGCTTGGAGCGCCCCGAGTTTTTGCAATCGGCTCAGAGTTTTGCCTTGCGCCCCCACTAGAAATACTGACCGTCCAGCGTATTGAGCATTCTGAATGGCGCTTTCCAGGGCCAAAGCCGCCGTCACCCCTAGGTGAGGCACATCTTGTAAGTCGAGAATGAGCACATCGTGGTTGGCCATGGCCATCTGCTCATGGGAAATGGCCCGCGCCACGCCAAAAATCATTGGGCCGCTGAGGTGAAACACTAGAATTCTTCCCTTAGCCTGGTCCATCAGCTCCTGCTCTTCAGGGGTCATGGCCAGGTCATCGTCAAAGTCAGTGATAGTCCTCACATCAGACTGAAGCTTGCTGAGGCGATCGATGGTGAGAATATTGGCGATGAACACACCTACCCCCACCGCCACAATCAAATCTACAAATACCGTGAGAAACATCACGCCATACATAATGGCCGTCCCTTTCCACGAGACCCGGTGGGCTCGCTTTAGAAAGCTCCAGTCCAAAATGTCGAAGCCAACTTTTACTGCGATCGCCGCCAGCACCACCAATGGAATCATTTTGGTCAAGGGCGCGGCCCACAGCACTACCACCAGCAAAATGCCCGCGCGCACTAGGCCCGACAGCGCCGTTTTGCCCCCAGCTTGAATGTTCACCACAGTGCCCATGGTGGCCCCAGCCCCAGGCATGCCACCTAAAAAGCCCGACACCATGTTGCCAATGCCCTGGCCCATCAGCTCTTTGTTGGAGTCATGCTGGGTACGGGTAATGCTGTCGGCAATCATGGCTGTCAACAGGGTGTCGATACAGCCCAGCATGCCGAGCGCCAGACCATTCACCAAAATGGTTTGCACCTGACTGGGCTGAACGGTAGGCCACCGCAGGCTCGGCAGCGCGGTAGGAAGTTCGCCAATCAGCCGCAGCCCAGCATTGGGAAATAGCACCAGAGCTAGCAGCGTGCCACCGACCAGGACCAATAGTTGAGGTGGCACCCAGCGCTTAGACCGCTTGGGCATCAGAAACAGCACCGCCAGGGCAAATACCCCCAGCGCCACCTCCGCCGGGTTGAGGGCGCTCACCATCGTAGGCAGGCTAGCCAAGGTAGTAATCACGCCGCCCTTGGGGGTGGCATGGCCCAACAACGGCCCTAGTTGCAAAATAATGAGAAGAATGCCAATCCCCGACATAAAGCCAGAGATGACGGTGTAGGGCATGATCGTGATGTAGCGGCCTAGCTTGAGAAAACCAAACAGAATTTGGAACGCCCCGGCCAGTATCACTACGGTAAAGGCCATAGCCATGCCGTTTTCGGGGTCAGCGGCCATTAGCTGGGCAATGACAGCGGTAAATACCACGGTCACTGGCCCAGTGGGCTCTGAAATTAGCGTCGGCGTGCCCCCAAATAGCGCCGCAAAGAAGCCCACAATCACGGCTCCGTAGAGCCCCGAGGCCGCCCCTGCCCCCGAAGCCACCCCGAAGGCCAGGGCCAGGGGTAGGGCAATCACCGCAGCGGTGACGCCGCCAAAGATATCTCCTCGCACATTGTGGAAGTGAATGTGATTGGTGATGCTCATCGCCAGCCCCTATTCCTTATTGAGTTTGGCTAAATGATATTTTTTATCATCAATAAAAGTCTATAGAAAGAACTGCATCATCTCTATTTCAAAAAGTTTCATCCCGCCCGCTCTGCTTTTGCTTATCTTCTTAACAAAGCATGACTAGATTTATGGGCTACAGCAAGAGCCAGGGAATCGACGGGTGGTTGCTGCGTCGATTCCCTGGCATCCATTTTGATTGGGCTGTAGTCTAAGCCTCAACCACCGCCACTTTTTTGCGGGGGAAGAAGTGCTTGAGCTGCACAGTCGCTAGGGCAGTGACCAAGGTGCCGGCGGCGATCGCCACAATATACAGCCCCACATGCTCCACTGCGTTGGGTATTGCCAGCACAAAAATACCGCCGTGGGGGGCCCGCAGGGTGCAGCCAAAGACCATCGACAGGGCTCCAGTCACCGCCGACCCGGCAACGCAGGCGGGCAAAATCCGCAGCGGATCGTTGGCCGCAAAGGGAATAGCCCCTTCAGTAATAAAGGAAATACCCAACACCGAGGCCACTTTTCCGGCCTCCTGCTCCGCCTGGTTGAAGTGCTTTTTAGAGACAAAGGTGGCCAGAGCCAAGCCCAGGGGCGGGGTCATTCCGGCGGCCATCACTGCGGCCATCGGCGCGTAAAGGTTGCTAGCTAGTAGGCCCACCGCAAAGGTGTAGGCGGCTTTGTTTACCGGACCGCCCATATCTACCGCCATCATCGCGCCTAGAATTAGGCCTAGCAGCAAAGCGTTAGTGCCGGTTAGCCCTTCGAGGTAGGTAGTCATACCCTCCATGATGAACCGCACCGGGCCACCAAAGACGTAGACCAGCAGCAGCCCCACCACCAGCGTCGCCAGCAGAGGGATCACCAACACCGGCTTGAGCCCCTCGAAGTTAGCGGGCAGGTTCACCTTGTCGCGCACAAACTTGGCGACGTAACCGGCGAGAAAGCCCGAGAGAATGCCGCCGAGAAAACCCATACCCAGGTTGGCGGCCAGCATACCGCCGATCAGGCCAGGGGCAATACCGGGGCGATCAGCAATGGAAAAGGCAATAAAGCCCGACAGCACCGGCACAATTAGCGAAAAGGCGGCGCCGCCGCCAATCTGCATCAGCGCATCGCCAAAGGTGCCTTCAGCAGGATCAATCCCAAACACAAAGGACAGGGCGATGATCAAGCCGCCGGCTACAATCACCGGCAGCATGTAGCTCACCCCCGTCAGCAGGTGCTTGTAGGGGCCAGAGCGGCTTTCGGAACGCTCGGCCTTAGCCCGGTTCACCTCATCCACATAGCTGCCCGAGCCGCCATGGCCACCGCCGCCAGCCACCGGCGCATCCATCGCTGCGGTTACGACGTTTGCCCCATTGTGAATCGCCGCTTTAGTCGAGGTTTCGTACAGACGCTTACCGCCAAAGCGCGATAGATCGACGTGGGTATCAGCGGCAATAATCACCGCCTCAGCACGGGCGATTTCGTCATCGGTGAGGGCATTTTGCGACCCAACGGAACCCTGGGTTTCAACCTTAATGTCGTGGCCCAGCTTGAGGGCTCCCTGTTTCAGAGCTTCGGCGGCCATAAAGGTGTGAGCGATGCCCGTGGGGCAGGAGGTAATGCCCACGA is a window from the Leptolyngbya subtilissima AS-A7 genome containing:
- a CDS encoding VOC family protein → MATDNPSILSHISLGTNDFEKAVAFYDRVLPTLGCKRIMEHPGAIAYGKIYPEFWVGVPHDNQTATVGNGTHIGFVAPTKEVVHAFYEAAIAAGAQDDGPPGPRPDYGEPYYGCFVRDPDGHKIEASYWDLALIEELYGVPAPS
- a CDS encoding VOC family protein, encoding MDVLINIDVNDLAAAEKFYGYTFGLKPSRRLGNTIVELVGGPSSIFLLQKEAGSQTSPQTTERRQFDRHWTPVHLDFVVENIEAITNRAVEAGAVQESPIQQNAWGKIALMADPFGNGFCIIQFEGQGYDAICDRCPD
- the bicA gene encoding bicarbonate transporter BicA; translated protein: MSITNHIHFHNVRGDIFGGVTAAVIALPLALAFGVASGAGAASGLYGAVIVGFFAALFGGTPTLISEPTGPVTVVFTAVIAQLMAADPENGMAMAFTVVILAGAFQILFGFLKLGRYITIMPYTVISGFMSGIGILLIILQLGPLLGHATPKGGVITTLASLPTMVSALNPAEVALGVFALAVLFLMPKRSKRWVPPQLLVLVGGTLLALVLFPNAGLRLIGELPTALPSLRWPTVQPSQVQTILVNGLALGMLGCIDTLLTAMIADSITRTQHDSNKELMGQGIGNMVSGFLGGMPGAGATMGTVVNIQAGGKTALSGLVRAGILLVVVLWAAPLTKMIPLVVLAAIAVKVGFDILDWSFLKRAHRVSWKGTAIMYGVMFLTVFVDLIVAVGVGVFIANILTIDRLSKLQSDVRTITDFDDDLAMTPEEQELMDQAKGRILVFHLSGPMIFGVARAISHEQMAMANHDVLILDLQDVPHLGVTAALALESAIQNAQYAGRSVFLVGAQGKTLSRLQKLGALQAVPAAHRVDTRTEALKLSLALLGAIDRGEFVPTRTVMPS
- a CDS encoding ATP-binding protein produces the protein MRDRTPELATVQSKVQQYSQLIDGLLLYRSVFDPPVGATFLALLTALESGDAALSLRTYSAWFQALATSEASWSSYLLRQIAYAENPFTLQSQRTDFAQLPTALVEAARRDLSTLQALYQLGGDTMAGWVQAIAQIPQAPVAWAIDETIPPSLTLSPDASWADAVELLASHYRRHGAGLLAQYRAFTWHQGQLCGIANPDSIRLGNLTAYDHPRQQLVQNTLALLKGYPALNVLLYGSRGVGKSSLVKALVNEYADQGLRLVEVAKADLQALPQIVGEVRSRPQKFIIFVDDLSFEDDDDTFKALKVVLEGSTTARPANVVVYATSNRRHLVREFFSDRPRPKDQDEVQSWDTMQEKLSFSDRFGLTLTFEPADQPTYLAIVYHLAQQANISLTQEDLTARALQWATRHNGRSGRTARQFIDWLTADLSLTERSS
- a CDS encoding HD domain-containing protein — protein: MNLLTRWSALWRKLYLPTPAPQVLCDLCDRYTEPQRSYHTLQHLSECLDWCDRAGNLVQDPAAVELALWFHDAVYDTRRADNEARSADLATQAIDSVGGGDLLQRSIHDLVLATKHDAVPSTVDTGFVVDIDLAILGAKVDRFAQYEVQIRQEYAWVPEHLFCQKRTEILQSLLNRPSIFTTDFFRERLEHQAQRNLHRSLAVLRKGSG
- a CDS encoding PTS fructose-like transporter subunit IIB, whose translation is MTKIVAVTASTAGEAHTQMAAEALKRTAQAMGHEIVTEAQGGAVVTALGPDDIQQADVVIVGADGAVERDRFAGKPVYAVSTSEAIRNTEMVVQSAVALVGQIPSLGAIRTTPHPHDPLPGELPTVDREVETGAVATPVAAPASKFFVGITSCPTGIAHTFMAAEALKQGALKLGHDIKVETQGSVGSQNALTDDEIARAEAVIIAADTHVDLSRFGGKRLYETSTKAAIHNGANVVTAAMDAPVAGGGGHGGSGSYVDEVNRAKAERSESRSGPYKHLLTGVSYMLPVIVAGGLIIALSFVFGIDPAEGTFGDALMQIGGGAAFSLIVPVLSGFIAFSIADRPGIAPGLIGGMLAANLGMGFLGGILSGFLAGYVAKFVRDKVNLPANFEGLKPVLVIPLLATLVVGLLLVYVFGGPVRFIMEGMTTYLEGLTGTNALLLGLILGAMMAVDMGGPVNKAAYTFAVGLLASNLYAPMAAVMAAGMTPPLGLALATFVSKKHFNQAEQEAGKVASVLGISFITEGAIPFAANDPLRILPACVAGSAVTGALSMVFGCTLRAPHGGIFVLAIPNAVEHVGLYIVAIAAGTLVTALATVQLKHFFPRKKVAVVEA